AGTCGAGGCAATGGGCGGCTGAAGGTTAGCGCACGCACGGGGAAACAGGCTGATGCGTGAGCTCGACCTGATCAAGATATCGGTTGGTATGAAAGATGACTAGAGCCAAGCGCAGTGAGGGCGTGGCCGATCCATGGCGAGCGCCCTAAACGACGCTCACAGCAGAAATGCGCGGTATCAGCGGCGCCGACGGCGCTCTTCGGCCAGGCGACGTTGCTCGTCGCTACGGATTGGAATGGGCTGCATGCGCGGGGCAAACAGCGCGTTGAGCTGGGCAGTGATTTTTTCGAACCAGTTTTTCATAAGGGTATCCTCAAACTGCGCACGGCTATGTTGACCGCTTGATTTCAGAGTAGCTGAAACCTGGGCGGGAGTGGAGAGCCAAGCAGCCCCAAAGCGTTGCAAGGCGCTACCGACCGTCGCTTAGTTACCTGCTGGAGGCCGCGAATCCTGCGGTGCGCCCCATGGCGGGATGACTGCGCCCGCGATCCGGCTCAAAACTGATACTCGACGCCGGCACCGGCGTACCAGGAGCGCCCCGGCGCCGCCTCGTAAAAACGCCCGTTGCCGTCACCCACGATTACCGAGCCGACGTATTGCTTGTCGGCCAGGTTGTCCAGGCGCAAGGTCTGCTGGGCTTTCCATGGACCGAACTGCTGTTCGAAGCGGGTACGCCAATTGAACACCGCATAGCTGGGCGCGGCTCTTTCGGTATTGGTGTCCTCGACGTACACCTGGCTGCGGTAAAGCCCCTCGAGCGCCGTACTGATGCCGTCGACCGGCCTCCAGGCCAGTTCACCGAACAGCGTGGTGCGGGGTACCCCGGGCAGGTCGTTGCCCTTGTCGATGACGGCGTTGCCAGCGGCGAAGCGCGAATCGTAGGTCGCCGCCAGGTAGGTATAGGCCAGCGCTGCCGACCATTGCTCGGTGAACTGGCTTTCGACCCCCAGTTCGAAGCCGCGGCGCAGGGTCTTGCCGGCATTCTGGTAGCTGGTGCGGCCGCCACTGTTTTCCAGCACGACGATCTCGTCATCGGTGTTGATCTGAAAAATGGCAGCGTTGACGCGGGTGTCTCCGGCGACGCGGGCTTTCAGACCGATTTCATACTGGGTGCTTTCTGAAGGTTCGAGGCCGTAATTGAAACCCGCGTTTCCCCGGGAATAGGCCAGCTCCGCCTGGCTGGGCGTCTCGAAACCCTTGCCGACGGTGATGTAACCGTTCAGGTCAGGCGTAAAGGCGTAGCCGACGCTGACCGATGGAGTGGCCTTTTCGTAACGCCTGGTACCGCTGTCATCGCCATTGGCGCCGGCGATATAGTTGTCATCGACATCCACTTCAACGGTGCTGTAGCGCAAGCCGCCCTGCAGGGTCCAGTTGCCAATGATCCAGGCGGCCTGGGCATAGGGATCCAGGCTGGTAACGGTGTCGACTTCGTCGCGACGCAGGTCACCTTTGACTCCACGAATAACATCAGGCAGCGTACCAACGAAATTTTCGTAACCTTTGCGATCATCTCGACTCTGGTCATAGTCGAGACCAAACACAAGCTGAAGGTCTCCAGTAACACCGGCCACCGGCTGAAGCCAACGTATGCTGCCACCGTGAAACTCTCGCTCGAAATCTACTACTCCGCCGCTGTGACGGGCGTTAGCTTGCGGATTGATGGGGTCTGCGCCAGGCCTAGGACCTGGCTCTATAGGAATCGCTAGATATTGAATGACATGGCGTTTGCCCGCATACGCCGTTAATTGCAGCGCGGAGTCACCGAAATACCGCTCATAATTCGCTCCCAGTTGCTGATGATCGATGCTCTTGCGTGTGTTGTACCGATTGGCATTAGTAGCCACCGATCTTGGATCCGCCTTGTATGCCGCCCACGCCTGCCCCAATGGATCCTGGGTGCCGTTCTGCTCCAGGCTGCTGTAGATCAGCGCCAGCCTGCTGTCTTCATCGGGCTTGAAGTCGAGCTTGGCGAAGGTCTGGTCGCGGCGCGCCGAGCTGTGGTCACGGTAACCGTCGGTGTCCATCCGCGAAGCGTCGAGCACAAAGCCGACGCCATCCGCCTCGCCTTCGGCGGTGAGGTGATTGCGGGTCAGGCCGTCGCTGCCGATCAGTGTCTCTGCGCCGATACGCGGCCGGCCGACACCATCGCGGGAAAACATCTGGATCACCCCACCGGCGTTGCTGCCATACAGCGTGGAAGCCGGCCCCCGGAGCACTTCGATGCGCTCGGCGGTGTCCAGGTTGAAGGTGGCGGCCTGGCCCTGGCCATCCGGGGTGCTGGCGGGAATTCCGTCGGTAATCAGTTTCAGCCCACGCACGCCAAAGGCCGAGCGCGCGCCAAAGCCGCGGGAGGATATCTGCAGATCCTGTGCGTAGTTCTGGCGATTCTGCACTACCAGCCCAGGCACTCGGGTCAGCACCTCGGAGGCATTGATGCCCAACTGACCGTCGCCGATCTGCTCGCGGTCGATGCTGTCCACCGAGAATGGCAGGTCGAAGCTCTGCGCCGCGCTTCGCGAACCGCTGACCACGCTGGGTTCGAGCACCAGGCCGCCGGCCGCCTCCTGCGCCTGGGAGGTGCCCGCCGCCACGCAGCCACATAGCAGCAGGGCCCCGCCCAGGCGGGAAAGTTCGAAGGCGCGCGAAGGAGATCTACAGCTCATGGCAAAAGGATCCTTTCATTGTTCGACTTGGCGCCCGTGGGCGCAGCCACCCGGAGCGGGGTGGTCTTGAAACAGGGATGACTCGGCAAGCGGGTTGAGCGCCGCAGGCGCGAAACCTGCCATTGTCACCCGAGCGGACCTGAGGTGCGACCCGCGGGCGCAAACCCACGTTCAAACAATAGTGACGCCAGGCGCCGCGCTCGGCGCCTGGACCAGAGATGCCCCAGGATAAAAGGCCCATGACGTACCCATGCGCCACCGCCAATGGCCGGTACTGGCAGACGCTGGGCTTGCCTTGCGTGCATCATCCAGCAACACTGCCGCCCTTCATTCCTTGACGGGAGTCTGCCTTGCGCCCTGCCGACATGCTGCGCCTCTTGCTGCTCGCTGCGATCTGGGGCGCCAGCTTTCTGTTCATGCGGATCGTCGCGCCAGTGATTGGCAGCATGCCCACGGCCTTCTTTCGCGCCTCCATCGCCATGCTGGGCCTGCTGGCGATCCTGTTGCTGATGCGGGTGAAGTGGAACTTCCACGGCAAGCTCGGGCTGTGCCTGATACTCGGGATAATCAATGCGGGCATTCCCTCGGCCATGTACAGCATGGCCGCCTTGGTGCTGCCAGCGGGCTACTCGGCGATCATCAATGCCACCACACCGATGATGGGCGTGCTGATCGGCGCGCTGTTCTTCACCGAAGCGATGACGACGAGTCGCGCGGCGGGTGTCGCCCTGGGCCTGTTCGGGGTCGCCGTGCTGACCCGCAGCGGACCGGCGCAGCTGGACATGGGCCTGCTGCTTGGCGCCCTCGCCTGCCTGCTGGCGACCGCGTGCTATGGCGTGGCCGGTTTTCTGACCCGACGCTGGATAGCGGGACGCCTGGACAATCGCCTCACCGCCTTCGGCAGCCTGCTGGGCGCCAGCCTGTTCCTGTTGCCCCTGTTCGCCGGTTCGCTGGCGCTCGAGGCACCGGCCAGTTGGGGCGGTTGGCTGGAGTGGACGTCGCTGCTGGCGTTGGGCCTGGGCTGCACGGCCTTCGCCTACGTACTGTATTTCCGCCTGCTCAATGACATCGGGCCGATCAAGGCCTCGACCACCACCTTTCTGATTCCGATCTTCGGCGTGCTGTGGGGCGCGTTGTTGCTCGGCGAGCCGCTGTCCTGGGCGCATCTGTACGGCGGCATCCTGATCGCCATCGCCTTGTGGCTGGTGGTTCGTCCTGCGGCCAAGGTGCCGGCTTAACGCACGCTCAGTTTTGGTGGGCTGAAGCCCACCCTACAACTGCGTGTACTCCGTAGGGTGGGCTTCAGCCCACCAATTGGCAGACCACCTGACGTCCCGTAAAGCGTTCCCACGCAGAGCGTAGGGACGATCTGATCACGCAAACTTACTGCTGCAATTCCTGCTCGGTGAACAGGTCGCTGAACAGCATGCTGGTCAGGTAACGCTCCCCGGAGTCCGGCAGGATCACCACCAGGGTCTTGCCCTGCATCTCGGGTTTTTCGGCCAGGCGCACCGCTGCCGCCATCGCCGCGCCACAGGAAATCCCGCAGAGGATGCCTTCCTCGCGCAT
Above is a genomic segment from Pseudomonas argentinensis containing:
- a CDS encoding PA1414 family protein, whose translation is MKNWFEKITAQLNALFAPRMQPIPIRSDEQRRLAEERRRRR
- a CDS encoding TonB-dependent receptor family protein, translated to MSCRSPSRAFELSRLGGALLLCGCVAAGTSQAQEAAGGLVLEPSVVSGSRSAAQSFDLPFSVDSIDREQIGDGQLGINASEVLTRVPGLVVQNRQNYAQDLQISSRGFGARSAFGVRGLKLITDGIPASTPDGQGQAATFNLDTAERIEVLRGPASTLYGSNAGGVIQMFSRDGVGRPRIGAETLIGSDGLTRNHLTAEGEADGVGFVLDASRMDTDGYRDHSSARRDQTFAKLDFKPDEDSRLALIYSSLEQNGTQDPLGQAWAAYKADPRSVATNANRYNTRKSIDHQQLGANYERYFGDSALQLTAYAGKRHVIQYLAIPIEPGPRPGADPINPQANARHSGGVVDFEREFHGGSIRWLQPVAGVTGDLQLVFGLDYDQSRDDRKGYENFVGTLPDVIRGVKGDLRRDEVDTVTSLDPYAQAAWIIGNWTLQGGLRYSTVEVDVDDNYIAGANGDDSGTRRYEKATPSVSVGYAFTPDLNGYITVGKGFETPSQAELAYSRGNAGFNYGLEPSESTQYEIGLKARVAGDTRVNAAIFQINTDDEIVVLENSGGRTSYQNAGKTLRRGFELGVESQFTEQWSAALAYTYLAATYDSRFAAGNAVIDKGNDLPGVPRTTLFGELAWRPVDGISTALEGLYRSQVYVEDTNTERAAPSYAVFNWRTRFEQQFGPWKAQQTLRLDNLADKQYVGSVIVGDGNGRFYEAAPGRSWYAGAGVEYQF
- a CDS encoding DMT family transporter, which gives rise to MRPADMLRLLLLAAIWGASFLFMRIVAPVIGSMPTAFFRASIAMLGLLAILLLMRVKWNFHGKLGLCLILGIINAGIPSAMYSMAALVLPAGYSAIINATTPMMGVLIGALFFTEAMTTSRAAGVALGLFGVAVLTRSGPAQLDMGLLLGALACLLATACYGVAGFLTRRWIAGRLDNRLTAFGSLLGASLFLLPLFAGSLALEAPASWGGWLEWTSLLALGLGCTAFAYVLYFRLLNDIGPIKASTTTFLIPIFGVLWGALLLGEPLSWAHLYGGILIAIALWLVVRPAAKVPA